The Chitinophaga parva genome has a window encoding:
- a CDS encoding helix-turn-helix domain-containing protein produces the protein MATNELIKKFFSDKQLNITAVAEATGLAYSTVSSIFNNADGSPSMKTLQKLQHAFPDLTINNETSLDQQKRVTLVNRERAMVRVLWRRWAKFEAEHTGVPLEEVLNSMDADTILAWRELG, from the coding sequence GTGGCTACAAATGAATTAATTAAAAAGTTTTTTTCTGATAAACAACTTAATATAACTGCTGTTGCGGAAGCTACAGGGTTGGCTTATTCTACGGTGTCTTCAATATTCAATAATGCAGATGGGAGCCCATCTATGAAGACGTTGCAAAAGTTACAACACGCTTTTCCAGATTTGACTATAAATAACGAAACTTCGTTAGATCAACAAAAGCGTGTAACTCTCGTAAATAGGGAGCGGGCAATGGTTAGGGTTTTATGGCGTCGGTGGGCGAAGTTTGAGGCAGAGCACACTGGTGTGCCCCTTGAAGAAGTTCTGAATTCAATGGACGCCGATACCATTCTAGCATGGCGGGAATTGGGATAA
- a CDS encoding terminase small subunit — protein sequence MAAPIGNEFYKLRSRHGRHKLFASPKLLWEAACEYFQWVDEHPEYKLEVSKFPIKKVVDRKRVTEYTIALPVKQPYSLEGLCLYWGVNKGYLRDFKAALPPEDKEKDEGFSAIITRVEEIIFTQQYNGASSGFFKENIVSRKLGLKDQSDITTDGQKITTDLSGLSTEDKLLLLEIQRRRSERNNKSS from the coding sequence ATGGCAGCACCAATAGGAAATGAGTTTTATAAACTTCGTTCAAGACACGGGCGACACAAGTTATTTGCGTCGCCAAAGCTGCTTTGGGAAGCAGCTTGCGAATACTTTCAGTGGGTTGACGAACACCCAGAATACAAGCTGGAGGTATCGAAATTTCCCATAAAAAAGGTTGTTGACCGAAAGCGCGTCACCGAGTATACTATTGCACTCCCGGTAAAACAGCCATACTCATTGGAGGGCCTTTGCCTTTATTGGGGTGTCAACAAGGGATATCTCCGCGACTTCAAGGCCGCTCTGCCCCCGGAAGATAAAGAGAAGGACGAAGGCTTTTCCGCAATCATTACGCGCGTGGAGGAAATTATTTTCACCCAACAGTATAACGGCGCTTCTTCTGGATTTTTCAAAGAGAATATTGTTTCCCGTAAGCTGGGCTTGAAAGACCAGTCTGATATTACTACTGACGGGCAAAAGATTACGACGGACCTCTCCGGCCTGTCAACTGAGGATAAACTGCTATTGCTTGAAATCCAACGCAGGCGCAGTGAGCGAAATAACAAGTCTTCTTAG
- a CDS encoding phage terminase large subunit, which translates to MKSNAGAVSEITSLLSIPQYEIISSLFKEGCFDPIVIQDGRKHERQEMALHILTDDITEEFAFGGGAGGAKSWTGCSWLAMMCIAYPGTRWFIGREELKRLRESTYQTFLKVAKEYGIKQGEVWKYNGQDHYIQFANGSRIDLLDLKYLPSDPFYERYGSIEYTGGWIEEAGEINHGAYDTLKSRVGRHLNDKYGILGKIFTTLNPKKNWCHTEFWKPYKAGTLPANRRFLPSLVTDNPFVDKGYISKLQSLTDKIKKERLLYGNFDYDDDDNALIARSAIDDLFTNTFVDKGKSYITADVARFGKDNTVIMLWSGWRVESIHTLQKRSTAEVAQFIKHLSTKHGVPRSNIIIDEDGVGGGVVDLLPGCQGFVNNSSPLPNPDSDKDENYKNLKTQCYYMLAAAINAGRMFVNADGNLEVQETLSGELEQVKRLNADADGKLEIVPKEKVKELLGRSPDYSDTLMMRMFFELKKPQEWLHF; encoded by the coding sequence TTGAAATCCAACGCAGGCGCAGTGAGCGAAATAACAAGTCTTCTTAGCATCCCCCAATACGAAATAATATCCTCCCTTTTTAAGGAGGGGTGCTTTGATCCCATCGTTATACAGGATGGGCGTAAGCATGAGCGCCAGGAGATGGCGCTCCATATCCTTACTGACGATATTACAGAGGAATTTGCATTTGGCGGCGGCGCCGGAGGAGCAAAAAGCTGGACCGGTTGTAGCTGGCTGGCAATGATGTGCATTGCCTATCCTGGCACCCGTTGGTTTATCGGCCGTGAGGAATTAAAGCGCCTACGGGAATCAACATACCAGACCTTTCTAAAGGTCGCGAAGGAATACGGCATAAAGCAGGGTGAAGTCTGGAAATACAACGGTCAGGATCATTACATCCAGTTTGCAAATGGTAGCCGTATTGACCTGCTAGACCTTAAATACCTTCCAAGTGATCCTTTTTACGAGCGGTATGGATCTATAGAGTATACCGGGGGATGGATAGAGGAAGCTGGGGAAATCAACCATGGAGCATACGACACCCTTAAATCTCGCGTAGGGCGCCATCTTAATGACAAGTACGGGATATTAGGGAAGATATTCACTACCCTCAATCCAAAAAAGAACTGGTGTCATACTGAGTTCTGGAAGCCATACAAGGCCGGTACATTGCCGGCCAATCGGCGTTTCCTTCCCTCCCTGGTCACTGACAATCCCTTCGTAGATAAGGGATATATATCCAAGCTCCAAAGCCTTACCGATAAGATAAAGAAAGAACGTTTGCTGTACGGAAATTTCGACTATGACGATGACGATAATGCCCTAATCGCGCGGTCAGCCATTGATGACCTATTCACCAACACATTTGTCGATAAAGGGAAGAGCTACATCACAGCTGATGTGGCCCGGTTCGGCAAAGACAACACGGTTATTATGCTTTGGTCCGGCTGGCGTGTTGAAAGCATTCATACCCTACAAAAGCGCAGCACGGCGGAGGTAGCCCAATTCATAAAGCATTTGTCTACAAAGCACGGCGTTCCACGATCCAATATCATTATAGACGAAGACGGAGTAGGCGGCGGCGTAGTGGACCTGCTGCCAGGATGCCAGGGATTCGTCAACAATAGTTCTCCGCTACCCAACCCTGACAGCGATAAGGACGAGAATTATAAGAATCTAAAGACGCAGTGCTACTACATGCTTGCTGCCGCTATTAACGCGGGCCGTATGTTTGTTAATGCTGATGGCAATCTGGAAGTCCAGGAAACCTTGTCCGGTGAGCTGGAGCAGGTCAAGCGGCTGAATGCAGATGCCGACGGTAAACTGGAAATAGTCCCTAAGGAAAAGGTAAAAGAGCTATTGGGCAGGTCACCAGATTACAGCGACACACTTATGATGCGCATGTTTTTTGAACTTAAAAAACCACAAGAATGGTTACATTTTTAA
- a CDS encoding phage portal protein produces the protein MVTFLNSLFNFKRRTQTTQEQVNQAVANALAYIGPKVPTYPDIDQRKAITDGFLGNTDIYTIISRKAAMCAAIPFYEYRIKGEEGKKYLQEYKQLMSSPVSPSKAEETMFKAQRLKLKALEQIDTGSDLNRLLTTPNSEQSQMELMEMAYAYLCLTGNAYLGKLRLNAGANQGKVQELFSLPSQYMKIIPDGRFPLGISSYEYYLYSPLPIEKNDVVHLKYFNPDVQSNGSHLYGLSPIRANKKLLTRSNSEMDSTVSQYENGGPPVIVYNEELKGPEGLAMGKAVKKGYHDEMAGNKNRGKIFFAAGKLGILQTGISPADLKILESSTITFRKLAAVWGMPSALFNDNEHTTLANMNEFQKLAYTHGCIPDVIRMRDALNRCMLPDFNLVGTSYIDADFTNISALQPDMKTLSEWLDMSPEITYNERREMKKLDRLNDPNMDKIYVPNNLVPLEDLNMPAPDNIQTTVDQLNKSGLNPYKD, from the coding sequence ATGGTTACATTTTTAAATTCCCTTTTCAATTTCAAGCGCCGTACTCAAACTACACAGGAGCAGGTAAACCAGGCTGTGGCTAATGCACTTGCGTATATAGGGCCAAAGGTACCCACATACCCAGATATTGACCAGCGAAAGGCTATTACAGACGGTTTCCTGGGAAATACTGACATATACACCATCATTTCCAGAAAGGCCGCCATGTGCGCCGCTATACCGTTTTACGAATATCGTATCAAAGGGGAGGAAGGAAAGAAATACCTGCAGGAGTATAAGCAGCTTATGAGTAGCCCAGTCAGTCCAAGTAAGGCAGAGGAAACGATGTTTAAAGCACAACGGCTGAAGCTGAAAGCCCTGGAGCAGATAGATACCGGTTCAGACCTCAACAGGCTGCTTACTACTCCCAACAGCGAACAAAGCCAAATGGAGTTGATGGAAATGGCATACGCCTACCTGTGCCTGACCGGCAATGCTTACCTGGGAAAACTGCGCCTGAATGCCGGCGCCAACCAGGGAAAGGTGCAGGAACTGTTTTCTTTGCCATCCCAATACATGAAGATTATACCGGATGGACGTTTTCCGCTGGGAATATCCTCTTACGAGTATTACCTCTATTCCCCTTTGCCGATAGAAAAGAATGATGTTGTACATCTGAAGTATTTCAATCCCGATGTGCAGTCGAACGGCAGCCACCTTTACGGATTATCTCCCATCCGTGCAAATAAAAAGTTGCTCACCAGATCAAACAGTGAAATGGATAGCACCGTTTCGCAGTACGAAAATGGTGGCCCTCCTGTGATTGTGTATAACGAAGAACTGAAAGGGCCGGAAGGCCTGGCTATGGGTAAGGCGGTAAAAAAAGGGTATCATGACGAGATGGCTGGAAACAAGAACCGAGGCAAAATATTCTTTGCCGCTGGTAAATTGGGGATCTTACAGACTGGCATTTCACCGGCGGACCTTAAAATACTGGAATCTTCCACTATTACCTTTCGTAAGCTCGCTGCCGTGTGGGGTATGCCGTCTGCCCTATTCAATGACAATGAGCATACCACGCTGGCCAATATGAATGAGTTCCAAAAACTGGCATACACGCACGGCTGCATACCTGACGTCATCCGCATGCGCGACGCTCTGAACCGGTGTATGCTGCCTGATTTTAACCTGGTTGGAACCAGCTACATTGATGCCGACTTTACCAACATCTCAGCGCTGCAGCCGGATATGAAAACGCTCTCTGAATGGCTGGACATGTCACCAGAGATCACCTACAACGAGCGGAGGGAAATGAAGAAGTTGGACCGGTTGAATGATCCCAATATGGACAAGATATATGTTCCCAACAATCTGGTGCCACTTGAGGACCTGAATATGCCGGCACCTGACAATATACAAACCACCGTGGACCAGTTAAATAAATCTGGACTGAACCCATACAAAGACTAA
- a CDS encoding phage minor head protein encodes MNRDEAKEYYARWSLFQQKQELAFKPKVRAALQSNIQAFVDYEHVNGLKSALDNIDTIVSAQPISDVLTKLYLTVGGRQYRFIEQQIKRDSAKKIGPTMGYNTQMTTDILNYLKKHILSKAVFRVTKTQKDAIREAISKGVERGLGTDEIVRSIENSPYVDWHAQLVVRTETVRAANAAGQMAADRTPFILDKQWISAHDSRTRRPPGSAFDHYDLHLQIVPYDRPFFSGGEELEYPGDPAGSAGNVINCRCTVAYLPRRDENGFVMRKPGS; translated from the coding sequence ATGAACCGGGACGAAGCTAAAGAGTATTACGCCAGGTGGTCACTGTTCCAGCAAAAGCAAGAGCTGGCGTTCAAACCCAAAGTGCGTGCTGCTCTTCAATCCAATATTCAGGCGTTTGTAGATTATGAACATGTGAATGGGTTGAAGTCCGCCCTGGACAACATCGACACGATTGTTTCTGCCCAGCCAATCAGTGATGTTCTTACGAAGCTGTACCTGACGGTGGGCGGCCGGCAATACCGGTTCATAGAGCAGCAGATAAAACGGGATAGCGCAAAGAAGATCGGTCCAACAATGGGTTACAATACCCAGATGACCACCGATATTCTTAACTACCTCAAAAAGCATATTCTCAGTAAGGCTGTTTTCAGGGTTACAAAAACACAAAAGGACGCGATACGGGAGGCCATTTCCAAAGGCGTAGAACGCGGCCTGGGTACTGATGAGATTGTGCGAAGCATAGAAAATTCACCGTATGTGGATTGGCATGCGCAATTGGTGGTGCGCACAGAAACCGTCCGGGCGGCGAATGCTGCTGGGCAGATGGCAGCAGATCGGACGCCGTTCATTTTGGATAAACAATGGATTAGCGCCCACGACAGCCGTACACGTCGGCCACCAGGTAGCGCATTTGATCACTACGACTTACATCTGCAGATAGTGCCGTATGACCGCCCTTTCTTCAGCGGTGGGGAAGAGTTGGAGTATCCAGGTGATCCCGCGGGAAGTGCTGGCAACGTCATAAACTGCCGCTGCACGGTGGCTTACCTGCCACGACGTGATGAAAACGGTTTTGTGATGCGTAAGCCAGGAAGTTAA
- a CDS encoding HK97 family phage prohead protease — MDAVLQRKFLNQKALDVDTTGKRVKIAIAEMESVDSDGDMFAPTAFDKTIAERGPKGSNSIWHMTDHGWQLRSSLSKFSELYVEGKYLVGVSPYRDTALWRDTVWPLYEAGDITEHSVGFMTIKDDRSNPNYRLISEVFLLEGSAVCWGANSNTPTMAVLKSWGSTQRKEYIDGFTKRIERLIKGIDAGKFTDDTSLLKIHLKEIQAAFIALNEDATEPPVLIGTQPDHDAQLLLDIKSHFKELLKN; from the coding sequence GTGGATGCAGTTTTACAGAGAAAATTCCTGAACCAAAAAGCTCTTGACGTAGACACTACCGGAAAGCGTGTTAAAATCGCTATTGCCGAGATGGAGAGTGTAGATTCCGACGGAGACATGTTTGCCCCCACTGCTTTCGATAAGACCATCGCAGAGCGTGGTCCAAAAGGATCCAACTCGATCTGGCACATGACAGATCATGGCTGGCAGTTACGTAGCTCCCTCTCAAAATTTTCTGAACTATACGTCGAAGGTAAATACCTGGTCGGCGTTTCCCCATATCGTGATACTGCTCTCTGGCGTGATACCGTATGGCCACTATACGAGGCAGGCGACATCACAGAGCATTCTGTAGGTTTCATGACCATCAAGGATGATAGATCCAACCCAAATTATCGTCTCATTTCTGAAGTTTTTCTCCTGGAGGGCAGTGCAGTGTGCTGGGGTGCGAATAGCAACACTCCCACTATGGCGGTCTTGAAGTCATGGGGAAGCACACAGCGCAAAGAGTATATAGATGGGTTCACAAAGCGCATTGAGCGCCTTATTAAGGGCATTGATGCTGGCAAGTTTACTGATGACACTAGCCTACTTAAAATACACCTTAAAGAAATCCAAGCTGCATTTATTGCGCTCAACGAAGACGCCACTGAGCCGCCTGTTTTGATAGGCACTCAGCCGGATCATGATGCTCAATTATTGCTGGACATAAAATCTCATTTTAAAGAACTCTTAAAAAATTAA
- a CDS encoding phage major capsid family protein has translation MEINEVKTAITEVLKPVMEDTKAAKTAAEAAKTAADGATTEIKTVKDEVKGLSDWKVEKDEADKKNQEVLDKLILDSQKKGGAGPATPGKKTFQEALTIAVEEKTDDIAKFARKEKGVDRVILELKDVGLFTTGNIAGTTVWGAQMRPGIIENPTQIMHMREILAGGNIGPGTDFYFMRQEATQGAPAPHEEGTQKAAFNLNLKEDSVKIETIAGFTKITRRVMNNVPGFIAFLNSQLPEELLLVEDEQLLYGSGDSPELKGILTDGNFVASTSAATILVEKINDDLGVFQDTYKRVANRIVLRPIDVQNLFKLKAAGSGEYDLPKNVVFVGNQLYISGVPVAASTAVHSGDYFLGDFVRGSQFLIQEGMRIEIFEQDDKNVQQNLLTARIEETGCLPVYGNNYFMKGSVPEVA, from the coding sequence GTGGAAATCAATGAAGTAAAAACAGCGATCACTGAAGTCCTTAAACCCGTCATGGAGGACACAAAGGCTGCAAAGACCGCAGCAGAAGCTGCTAAGACTGCCGCTGATGGCGCCACCACGGAGATTAAAACCGTGAAAGACGAGGTTAAAGGTCTTTCTGACTGGAAGGTAGAGAAGGACGAAGCCGACAAGAAAAACCAGGAAGTGCTGGATAAACTCATTCTGGATTCCCAGAAGAAAGGCGGTGCTGGCCCGGCCACACCTGGCAAGAAGACATTCCAGGAGGCGCTGACCATTGCCGTGGAAGAGAAGACCGACGACATTGCCAAATTCGCGCGTAAAGAAAAGGGCGTGGACCGTGTGATTTTGGAGCTGAAAGATGTAGGTCTGTTTACTACAGGAAACATCGCTGGTACCACCGTTTGGGGGGCACAGATGCGGCCGGGTATTATCGAAAATCCCACCCAAATTATGCACATGCGTGAAATCCTGGCCGGCGGCAATATTGGCCCCGGTACTGACTTCTATTTCATGCGCCAGGAAGCAACCCAGGGAGCGCCTGCACCTCATGAAGAAGGCACACAGAAAGCCGCATTCAACCTCAATTTGAAAGAGGATTCTGTGAAAATTGAAACCATAGCAGGTTTCACTAAGATCACTCGCCGCGTTATGAACAACGTGCCAGGTTTCATTGCCTTCCTGAACAGCCAATTGCCGGAGGAACTGCTGCTGGTCGAAGATGAACAGCTTCTCTATGGTAGTGGCGACTCTCCCGAGCTCAAAGGCATTTTGACGGATGGCAATTTTGTGGCATCCACTTCCGCAGCAACGATCCTCGTAGAAAAGATCAACGATGATCTCGGTGTCTTCCAGGACACATACAAGCGCGTTGCAAACCGCATTGTTCTGCGTCCCATCGATGTTCAGAACCTCTTCAAACTGAAAGCTGCAGGTAGCGGTGAGTACGACCTTCCAAAAAACGTTGTGTTTGTCGGTAATCAGCTTTACATCAGCGGTGTGCCTGTAGCTGCATCTACCGCAGTGCATTCAGGGGACTATTTCCTGGGTGATTTTGTGCGTGGTTCGCAGTTCTTGATCCAGGAAGGGATGCGCATTGAAATCTTCGAGCAGGACGACAAGAACGTTCAGCAAAACTTGCTCACCGCCAGGATTGAAGAAACAGGCTGCTTGCCCGTATACGGCAACAATTACTTCATGAAAGGGTCCGTCCCGGAAGTAGCATAG
- a CDS encoding head-tail connector protein, with product MSCYNAILDKRVLPATPSVPPSTTWQAVSLQDMKDYLRVDFDDDSQLISSLIDAATRLLEATFNVGITQKQLQVALNNSCGGIMLPGAPVADDVVVKDRHGNELDTSKYCLTGLDVKYLEWPQCQYLVLTYTSGYAPEMVPEAFKTAIKQQVTWMYEHRGDEDATSKICPQASATMAPFSNVNPFFL from the coding sequence ATGAGCTGCTACAACGCGATACTTGATAAGCGTGTTTTGCCGGCAACGCCATCTGTCCCGCCGTCAACGACCTGGCAGGCAGTGAGTTTGCAGGACATGAAGGATTATCTGCGTGTTGACTTCGACGACGATTCGCAGCTCATATCCAGCCTGATTGATGCAGCTACGCGCCTGTTGGAAGCCACATTTAACGTGGGTATCACGCAGAAACAGCTACAGGTGGCACTAAATAACTCTTGCGGCGGTATCATGCTGCCAGGGGCACCGGTTGCGGATGATGTGGTGGTAAAAGACCGTCATGGAAACGAACTCGATACCTCCAAGTATTGCCTTACTGGACTGGATGTAAAGTACCTGGAATGGCCTCAATGCCAGTACCTGGTATTGACCTACACCAGCGGATATGCTCCTGAAATGGTACCGGAGGCGTTTAAGACTGCTATTAAGCAGCAGGTTACCTGGATGTACGAACACCGTGGGGACGAAGATGCCACCAGCAAAATTTGCCCGCAGGCATCAGCCACCATGGCACCGTTCAGTAACGTCAATCCTTTCTTCTTATGA
- a CDS encoding phage head closure protein: protein MSKIRPLSDFNRKVSAQKLTVTQDDAGGEVPTWTTVYDTWAAVRGVRSKRTQEEAQTENNRSYELQLRYAQGREVSKNIRFLYDGQILTVNEYQQYQEGNKRFWVIIAVTNE from the coding sequence ATGAGCAAGATTCGCCCCCTGTCAGATTTTAACCGGAAGGTGTCCGCTCAGAAACTCACTGTTACTCAGGATGATGCTGGCGGAGAGGTGCCTACCTGGACCACGGTATATGACACATGGGCTGCAGTTCGCGGAGTGCGTTCCAAAAGAACACAGGAAGAAGCGCAAACTGAAAACAACAGATCCTACGAGCTACAACTGCGTTATGCCCAAGGACGGGAAGTGAGCAAAAATATCCGCTTCCTGTATGATGGCCAGATCCTTACAGTAAACGAGTACCAACAATACCAAGAAGGAAATAAACGCTTCTGGGTCATAATCGCAGTGACAAACGAATAG
- a CDS encoding HK97-gp10 family putative phage morphogenesis protein, which produces MADFTQFRFDGLNEMLDKLSKAGDEIVQGTSDELEGAAMEMVAKAKQLAPDDTGLLRNSISYQKNSNLDFELVAQEHYSPYVEFGTGGLVDVPLGLESYAMQFKGDGIRQVNLPARPYFFPAYEEGRKRLIDTLKRKYGLK; this is translated from the coding sequence ATGGCAGACTTTACCCAGTTTCGATTTGACGGCCTCAATGAGATGTTGGATAAACTGTCAAAAGCAGGAGACGAGATAGTGCAAGGCACGTCGGATGAACTGGAAGGAGCCGCCATGGAGATGGTTGCCAAAGCAAAGCAGTTGGCGCCAGATGACACTGGCCTTCTTCGCAACTCCATCAGCTACCAAAAGAACTCAAATCTTGACTTTGAACTGGTCGCCCAGGAGCATTACTCCCCTTATGTAGAATTTGGAACAGGGGGCTTGGTAGATGTACCGTTAGGGCTGGAATCATATGCAATGCAGTTCAAAGGCGACGGGATTCGACAGGTAAATCTTCCAGCGCGGCCTTACTTCTTTCCTGCATATGAAGAGGGCAGAAAGCGCCTCATAGACACTTTGAAAAGAAAATACGGCCTGAAATGA
- a CDS encoding DUF3168 domain-containing protein, translated as MIDVNYLVRRAYFQKLNGALLYNGAPVPIYDRFAINSAVAPYVILSSQTDTEEGTKNNQGHDATILVDIVNRGEAISSMVVDSIAGQVLALINPLHGWQALDLGPDLQLLRTTKISDQPLEAQSNTEKVIRRLMRFRHIIHEKTI; from the coding sequence ATGATCGATGTGAATTACCTGGTACGCAGGGCTTACTTCCAGAAACTGAATGGCGCGCTTTTGTACAATGGCGCCCCGGTTCCGATCTATGACAGGTTTGCAATAAACAGCGCTGTTGCTCCCTACGTGATATTGTCCAGCCAGACGGACACGGAGGAGGGAACAAAGAACAACCAAGGCCATGACGCTACTATCCTGGTGGATATTGTCAACCGGGGAGAGGCCATCAGCAGCATGGTGGTAGATTCAATAGCAGGGCAGGTGCTGGCGCTGATCAATCCATTGCACGGATGGCAGGCGCTCGACCTCGGCCCGGACCTGCAGCTACTTCGTACTACAAAGATTTCCGATCAGCCGCTGGAAGCTCAATCCAACACGGAAAAGGTGATCCGCCGGCTGATGAGATTCAGACATATCATTCACGAAAAAACCATTTAA